Proteins encoded together in one Triticum dicoccoides isolate Atlit2015 ecotype Zavitan chromosome 7B, WEW_v2.0, whole genome shotgun sequence window:
- the LOC119336979 gene encoding E3 ubiquitin-protein ligase SINAT5-like, whose amino-acid sequence MDMIDSIECVSSSDGMEDDDAMSSNLPRPFLKASAAAIAAASIGVVPGGGGGASGAGAAGGIAGPLIPPATSVHELLECPVCTNSMYPPIHQCQNGHTLCSTCKARVHNRCPTCRQELGDIRCLALEKVAESLELPCKYYSLGCPEIFPYYSKLKHESQCNFRPYSCPYAGSECSVVGDIPFLVSHLRDDHKVDMHSGCTFNHRYVKSNPREVENATWMLTVFHCFGQYFCLHFEAFQLGMAPVYMAFLRFMGDENDARNYSYSLEVGANGRKMIWEGTPRSIRDSHRKVRDSHDGLIIQRNMALFFSGGERKELKLRVTGRIWKEQQNPDSGACIPNLFS is encoded by the exons ATGGACATGATCGACAGCATCGAGTGCGTGTCGTCGTCGGACGGCATGGAGGACGACGACGCCATGTCCTCCAACCTGCCCCGCCCCTTCCTCAAGGCCTCGGCGGCGGCCATCGCGGCGGCCAGCATCGGGGTGgtccccggcggcggcgggggcgcgtcCGGCGCCGGCGCGGCCGGGGGGATCGCCGGCCCGCTGATCCCGCCGGCCACGAGCGTCCACGAGCTCCTCGAGTGCCCCGTCTGCACCAACTCCATGTATCCCCCGATCCACCAG TGCCAAAATGGGCATACCCTTTGTTCTACCTGCAAAGCTCGGGTGCACAACCGCTGCCCTACCTGTCGACAAGAGCTGGGCGACATCAGGTGCTTGGCATTGGAAAAGGTGGCTGAATCACTTGAGCTACCGTGCAAATACTACTCACTAGGTTGTCCAGAGATCTTCCCATACTATAGCAAGCTCAAGCATGAGTCGCAGTGCAATTTTAGGCCATACAGCTGCCCCTATGCGGGATCTGAATGCTCCGTTGTCGGGGacattcctttccttgtttcaCATCTGAGAGATGACCATAAGGTTGACATGCATTCTGGGTGCACATTCAACCATCGTTATGTCAAGTCAAACCCCAGAGAAGTTGAAAATGCAACTTGGATGCTAACT GTTTTCCATTGTTTCGGGCAGTATTTCTGCTTGCATTTTGAGGCCTTCCAGCTCGGAATGGCGCCAGTCTACATGGCATTCCTCCGCTTCATGGGCGACGAGAATGACGCAAGGAACTACAGCTATAGCCTTGAGGTGGGTGCCAATGGCAGGAAGATGATATgggagggcacaccccggagcATCCGGGACAGTCACCGCAAAGTGCGTGACAGCCACGATGGCCTCATAATCCAGCGGAACATGGCACTCTTCTTCTCCGGCGGGGAGAGGAAAGAGCTGAAACTACGGGTGACTGGCCGCATCTGGAAGGAGCAGCAGAACCCCGACTCGGGAGCCTGCATCCCCAATCTCTTCAGCTGA